Genomic window (Polaribacter batillariae):
TCCATTCTGGCATTTTCTTTGGAGTTACATTGTCCCAAGAATCGCCATTGTTTTTAGAAATGTGCACCAAACCATCATCTGAACCCGTCCAAATTAAACCAGGTTCGTAAGGCGATTCTGTAGCTGCGAAAATAGTTCCATAATATTCTACACCCGTATTGTCTTGTGTAATTGGGCCACCAGAAGATTTTAAAGTTTCTGGGGCGTTTCTTGTTAAATCTGGACTAATTAATTTCCAAGATTGTCCTTCATTTTCTGTAACGTGTAAATGATTGGAAGCTGCATACAAACGTTTTTTATTATTTGGCGAAAAGAAAATCGGGAAGTTCCATTGAAAACGATACTTAAAATCTTCGGCTCCATGCCCCATAGGATCGTCTGGCCATACATTTATGGCTCTAGTTTCTCCTGTTTTATGATTTTTTCTGGTTAGCAAACCACCATAACTTCCTCCATAAACAATATCATCATTTAAAGGATCTACAGCAATGTGTGCACTTTCTCCACCTGCAGTAGATTCCCAATCCGATTCTGTAATAAAACCACCAGCAGTTCTATGAGGAATTCGAATTGTTGAATTGTCTTGTTGTGCAGCTAAAATTCTATATGGAAAATGATTGTCTGTAGTTACTCTGTAGAATTGCGAAGTTGGCTGATTCATATACGTACTCCAATTTTCGCCAGCATCAAAAGAAATTTGTGCTCCTCCATCATCTCCAATAATCATTCTTTGGTTGTCTTCTGGAGCAATCCATAAATCGTGATGATCTCCATGAGGTGCATTATAAGTGGTATATGTTCTTCCTCCATCTGTAGATTTATGATAATTCACATTCAATACATATAAAATATCTTCCTCTTGGGTATCTGCATACAAACGTGTATAATACCAAGCTCTTTGACGTAATTTTCTTTCAGAATTGATAAGTTTCCATGTTTTTCCAGCATCTGTAGATTTGTACACACCCCCTTTTTCATTTTCAATTAAAGCCCAAACAATATCGGAATTTACGGGTGAAACAGTTACACCAGAAATTCCCCAAATGCCTTTTGGCAAACCTTTATTTGCAGAAATGTTTGTCCATGTTTCTCCTTCATCGGTACTTTTAAACATAGCAGAACCTTTTCCGCCAGAAGATAAACTATAAGGAGTTCTGCGAACATCCCAAGTAGTTGCATATAAAATTCTTGGGTTATTGGGGTCGATTATTAAATCTACAACTCCAGAGTTTTCATCAGAAAACAGCACTTTTTTCCAGTTTTCTCCACCATCAATAGATTTGTAAACCCCTCTTTCTTGTGTTGGTTTGTATAAATCTCCTAAAACTCCTGCAAAAACAACATCGGGGTTTTTAGGATGAATTCTCATTCTTGGAATGTGTCTTGAGTTTTTTAAACCCATATGTTTCCATGTTTTTCCTGCATTTTCCGATTTCCAAATTCCATCTCCAGAAGAAACATTTCCACGAACGGTCTTCTCTCCCATTCCAACATAAATTACATTATTATCCGATTCAGAAACGGCTACAGCCCCTACAGAACCTCCAAAAAATCCGTCGGAAATGTTTTGCCAAGTGTTACCAGCATCTGTAGTTTTCCAAACGCCACCACCAGTAGCGCCCATATAAAAAAGATTTAATTTGCCAGAAACACCAGTAACAGCAGCACTTCTTCCTCCTCGAAAAGGACCAATATTTCGCCATTTTATTTCACTAAAATATTCGTTAGAAACTTTGTTAGCATTTTTTTGTGCGTTAACTTTGGCGTTCGCAAAAGAAATCATACAAATGGCTAGAAAAATATATTTTTTCATGTTTGGTAAGTTGTAATTTAGGAGTTTAAAAGTAAGAATTAAAATCAGTTTTTAGAATGGATATATTGTTAAATGTTTTAAAGGATAGAAAAATAACAGAAGAAATAACAATTTCTGGTTCTAAAAGCGAATCGAACAGATTGCTAATTTTACAAAACTTATTTCCTGAAATTTCAATTGAAAACTTATCAGATTCAGACGATTCTGTTCATATGCAACATGCACTTTCTACAGATAAAGAAACTGTAGATATTGGGCATGCAGGAACCGCAATGCGGTTTTTAACTTCTTATTTTGCAGTAAAAGAAGGCAGAGAAACTGTGCTTACAGGTTCTAAAAGAATGCAAAACAGACCGATTGAAATTTTGGTAAATGCCTTAAAAGATTTAGGCGCAACTATTTCTTACGAAGACAAAGTTGGGTACCCTCCCATTCGCATCAAAGGAAAAAAAATAACAGCAAATAAAGTACAAATAAATGGAAATGTAAGTAGCCAATATATTTCTTCTTTATTATTAATTGCTTCAAAATTAGAAAATGGACTCACAATTGAGTTGGTAGGAGAAATTACCTCAATTCCATATATAAATATGACGTTGAGTTTGCTACATCAATTAGGTATTGAAGCCCATTTCGAAGGAACTATTATAAACGTATTTCCGAAAAAAGAAGTCGATCATCAAACAGTTGTCGTAGAAAGCGATTGGTCTTCTGCAAGTTATTTTTATTCGATTATGGCATCTTCAGAAATTGGTTCGTCTATAAAATTATCTGCCTATAAAAAAGAAAGTTTACAAGGCGATTCTTGTTTGGCGGAAATCTATCAACATTTTGGGGTTTTAACAACTTTTGGAGAGAATTTTATCATCCTTAAAAAAGAAAAAGAAACCCGTAAAAATATTTTAGAAATCGATTTAAGAGATGCACCAGACATTGCACAAACCATCGCAGTAACTTGTTTTTCTGAAAGAATTGCTTGTAATTTAACAGGTTTACATACTTTAAAAATTAAAGAAACCGACAGATTAGAAGCTTTAAAAGAAGAATTAACCAATTTAGGAGCTTCAATTTTAGTAACAAACAAAAGTTTGCATTTACAAAAATCATCAGAAATTAAAGAAAATATTTCTATAAAAACCTACAACGACCATAGAATGGCTATGGCATTTGCGCCTTTGGCTTTAAGAGTTCCTATTAAGATATTAAATGCAGAAGTGGTTACAAAATCGTATCAAAAATTTTGGGACGATATGCAACAAATTGGTATTAAAATAGATAAACTATAAATTAAACGTCGAAACACTTGACAACCCCTATTTCCATATCGTATATTTGCCATCCTTATAGCAAAATATACATATGAAATTATCGCATTTTGAATTTGACTTACCAAAAGAGTTGTTAGCAGTCTATCCAGCAGAACACAGAGACGAATCTCGCTTAATGGTTTTGGATAGAAAAACGCAAACTATAGAACACAAACAATTTAAAGACGTTATAGATTACTTTGACGAAGGTGATGTTATGATGTTAAACAATACCAAAGTTTTTCCTGCAAGAATGTATGGAAATAAAGAGAAAACGGGTGCCAGAATCGAAGTTTTTCTTTTAAGAGAATTAAATGCCGAAAACAGATTGTGGGATGTTTTAGTAGATCCAGCAAGAAAAATTAGAATTGGAAACAAATTATTTTTTGGAGAAGACGATAGCTTAGTTGCAGAAGTTATAGACAATACCACCTCAAGAGGTAGAACATTACGTTTTTTATTCGACGGTTCTTACGAAGAATTTAGAGCTAAATTGTTAGAATTAGGAGAAACCCCTTTACCAAAAGAAATTAATAGAGAGGTAGAAGAACTCGACGAAGAACGCTACCAAACTATTTTTGCAAAACACGAAGGCGCTGTTGCAGCCCCAACAGCAGGTTTGCATTTTTCTAAACATTTAATGAAACGTTTAGAAATTAAAGGAGTCGATTTTGCAGAAATGACACTTCACGTTGGTTTAGGAACTTTTAGCCCAGTTGAAGTAGAAGACTTATCGAAGCACAAAATGGATTCTGAGCAAATTGTAATTCCGGCTGCAACTGCAGATAAAATTAACAAAGCAAAGAAAGAAAAAAGAAGAATTTGTGCTGTAGGTACCACAGTTATGAGAACCGTAGAATCTTCGGTTTCTTCGAAACAAGAATTAAATGCATTTGAAGGTTGGACCAATAAATTTATTTTTCCACCTCACGATTTTAGTATTGCCAATGCAATGATTACCAATTTTCACACACCAAAATCTACCTTAATGATGCAATCTGCTGCATTTGCAGGATACGATTTTTTAATGAAAGCTTACAAAGAAGCCATAAAAGAAGGTTATAAATTTTCAACTTACGGAGACGCAATGTTAATTATCTAACCAATGTTCTTCAAAATTTAATTTTGAAAGTAACCGTTAAAACTGTCATTTTCAGTAAAAACGAAAATCTTACAATCAAGAAGCTGTCTCGAAAGTATTAACATTTGTCATTTCGACTGTAATAGAGAAATCTTATTTACTGTATTTCAGTATTTTATATTTTTTCAACTTCGCTTAAAATAACAGTTACATTTGCCTTCGTGACGGCCTTTTTTTTGCTTTATGTGGCGATCTTATTATTAAAATGCACCCATTATTTCCCCATTTAAAAAGGATGCCATTTCAATCGCTAACGCACCTATTTGCCAGCTTTATACATAACTTCAAATTATATGCGTATTTTTGCAGCTGTATTATTTTAACTTTTCAAAATCATAGAAAACTTGACCAAAAAGAAAGACATAAGAGCCTTAACAAAAGAGCAATTAAGAGATTTTTTTGTAAAAAATGGCGATAAAGCATTTCGTGGAAATCAAGTTTATGAATGGCTTTGGAGCAAGTCTTTACATACTTTCGAAGCAATGACAAACATCTCTAAAGAAACCAGAGAAATGTTGCAAGAAAACTTTGTAATCAACCATATTAAGGTAGATTCTATGCAAAAAAGTAAAGACGGTACCATAAAAAATGGCATAAAATTACACGATGGTTTGGTTGTAGAATCTGTTTTAATTCCAACACCTAAAAGAACCACAGCTTGTGTTTCTAGCCAAGTTGGTTGTAGTTTAGATTGTAAATTCTGTGCAACTGCACGTTTAAAAAGAATGCGAAATTTAAATCCAGATGAAATTTACGATCAAGTCGTTGTAATCGACAAACAAAGCAGATTGTATTACCATAAAAAGCTAACCAATATTGTTTTTATGGGAATGGGAGAACCTTTAATGAACTATAAAAACGTGCTAAAATCGATAGAAATGATTACTTCGCCAGAAGGTTTAGGAATGTCTTCTAAAAGAATAACGGTTTCTACTTCTGGAGTGCCAAAAATGATTAAAAAAATGGCAGACGAAGAAGTAAAATTCAACTTAGCAGTTTCGCTACATTCAGCAATAGACGAAGTTCGAACCTCAATTATGCCTTTTAACACCACTTTTCCTTTAGCAGATTTAAGAGAATCTTTAGAATATTGGTACGAAAAAACAAAACGAGCAGTTACCTACGAATATATTGTTTGGGGTGGCATTAACGACCGAAAAGAAGACATAAAAGCTTTGGTTGAATTTTGTAAATATGTGCCTTGCAAAATCAATTTAATAGAATACAACCCAATTGACGATGGCGAGTTTCAACAAGCAAGTGCATCTGCCATAAATAATTACATTTCTAATTTAGAAATGAACGATATTACCGTAAATGTAAGACGTTCAAGAGGAAAAGATATCGATGCTGCTTGCGGGCAATTAGCGAATAAAGGATAAAATATAGACACAGAGTTCACGGATTTTTTGTGCAATTTTATCTATTCAAATCTGTAAAATCTGCGTCTTTTTTTCCAACATCAAAATCCAATAACTTCTTGTTTAAATTTCGTATTTTCGCAGTTCCATACCGAAAATAACTTCAGCATACATGAAGCCTGTAGAGCAAATAAAACTACCCATTAAAAATGAAATGGAGCGCTTTGAAGAAAAGTTCAAAGAATCGATGCTTTCTAAAGTTCCGTTGTTAAATAGAATTACCTATTATATTGTTCGCAGAAAAGGAAAACAAATGCGCCCAATGTTTGTTTTTTTAGTAGCAAAAATGGTTTCTAATGGCGGTTTTGATGAACGAACTTACAGAGGCGCATCTGTGGTAGAGTTAATTCACACAGCAACTTTGGTACACGACGATGTGGTTGACGATAGCAACAGGCGCAGAGGTTTTTTCTCTATAAATGCCTTGTGGAAAAATAAAATCGCTGTGCTTGTAGGCGATTTTTTGTTGTCTAAAGGCTTATTATTATCGATTGATAATGAAGATTTCGATTTGTTAAAACTCATTTCTATCGCGGTTCGCGAAATGAGTGAAGGCGAATTATTGCAAATCGAAAAGGCTAGAAAATTAGACATTACAGAAACTGTTTATTTTGATATTATTCGTAAAAAAACAGCCACTTTAATCGCGGCTTGTTGTGGCATTGGAGCTGCTTCTGTTGGTGCAAATCAAGATTGTGTGCAACAAATGCGAAAATTTGGAGAATACATTGGTGTGGCTTTTCAAATTAAAGACGATTTATTCGATTATACCGACGATAAAATTGGAAAGCCAACAGGAATTGATATCAAAGAACAAAAAATGACCTTGCCTTTAATTCATACTTTAAATAACTGTTCTAAAAAGGAAAAGGCTTGGTTAATTAATTCGATTAAAAAACACAATAAAGATAAAAAACGTGTAAAAGAAGTAATTGCATTTGTAAAACAAAATGGTGGAATAGAATATACAACCACCAAAATGAACGACTACAAAAATAAAGCATTGGCTATTTTAGATGATTATCCAGAATCTGAATACAAAAAATCATTACTTACAATGATAGATTATGTGGTAGCACGCAAGATTTAGTTTTTTTACTACTTAAGTTTTTCTATTTTTGGATTTCTAATAAAAGAAAAAACTATGAAGATTGCCCAGTTTTCAATCCTATTTATTGCTTTATTATTTTCAAATTTTACATTTTCACAAAATCACTTAGGGTTTACTTTGCCGACTTCAAACGCAGAGAGAACTCAAAAATGTACTTATTTTGCAAATGCTTTCAAACAAAAACCAAAGGAAGTTCAGTTTAGCATTGTAAAAGAAGGTAACAAACTCTTTTTTAGTACCAACGATAAAAATTGGTTTTCGAACGTTTTTAAAAATTCTGGAGATGGTGTTGCCATAGATGTGGTACCGAAATCGATATACAATTGCGATAAAGAAGTGAGTGAATCTCAAATAAAAGGCACTGTTTTGCCACCTGTTTTTGCTCAAAAATTAATAAGAGGTTTTAAAAAAACGCCTAGGTCTAATCGAGTACAAACATTTATTGGAACGATTCCTACAAATTTAAAAGACGAAGAATTAGAGTTTAATATTTTGTTTTTAAATAACAAAACGTTGTGTCGTTATCAACGTATTTATAACTTAAAAGCTTATGCTTGGGATTTGTTAGACATGGGTGTTTATTTAGATTCGCTGACTTATAAAAATAAGAAAATAACGACTTCCGACAGGTTTGAAACAAAATATAAAACCCTAAAATTTGTAATTCCTTTCGAGAAAAATAAAGCAGTATATTCTAAGGAAGATATAAAACCTTTGTACGACAGTTTAAAACTGACCGATTTTAACATCAAAAAAATACACATAAAAGCCTATTCTTCCATAGAAGGTAGTTTAAAGAGGAACTTAGAATTGCAAGAAAAACGTGCCAATAGTATTGCAAAATCGTTACAATCTTTTCAGAAACCCAACATTGTTACCGAGATTTCTTCTTCGGAAAATTGGGTAGAGTTTTTAAACGACATTTCTAACACAAAATATAAAGATTTAAAGAAACTATCGAAGAAAGAAATCAAGCAAAAAGTAGTTGGAGCAACTTCTAAAGATTTAGAAAAGTACCTAAAAAATCATAGAAAAGCAGTTGTTATTTTAGATTTAGACAAGAAAGATCGATATAAAGACATGTCTAAAGAAAAATTAGTAGAAATTTTTAATGATTTTGTGTTAAAAGGCTTTGTAGATAAGGCTTTGGTGGTACAAAATTCGATTTTCGATAAGTTAAAAGAAGAGAAATCGCCAGATTTATTAAACAAACTAAACGTTCCAAAACAATTAAAGTTTTCGCCAATTTTAAATAAAAATAGCATTATTAAATATGTGTTAGATTTAAGTTATGCGAAAATTGCATATGCAGAATTAAAAAAGTTAGAGAAAATCGACCCCAAAAACAAAGGCATTAAGTACAATATTGTAGTTGTAAAGTTTATTATATGGAGAAACAATTGGGAAAAAATAAATGAGACCGATTTTAAAAAACAAATTTTAGCCTTAAAAAACTATGGAATTACTAAAAATTTAATCGACAGAATGTTGGTAAATTTTCACATCGTAAAAGCAGAAAAAAATATGCGAGAAAGAAAGTACGAGGCAAAAGACGAATCTATAGAATTTATTATAGATACGTACGAGAATTTTAACCTTTCTAATTTCGATTATTTAAGTTTGGCACAATTTTTAGCTTACTACGCAAATACAGACGAAGCCACCGAACTTTTAGACGAAAAAGTAAGAACCATTACAGTAGATGAAGATTTGTTGTACTATTATTTAAACTTAACTTTAATTGATTCTTACGCAGTAGAAACACAAAATTACAGAACCATAATGTTAAATGCCATTGAAATGAACAAAGAACGTTTCTGTAAATTATTTAATTCTTCTTTAAACAAAGGAGTTACTTTTCAATTATTAGAAAACAAATATTTAAGAGCTACTTATTGTGAGAATTGTGTTAAAGAATAGATTTATAACGCTAACAATTCTTCCACAAATTCTCTAGAATTAGACAAGCGTGGCACTTTGTGTTGCCCCCCTAATTTGTCTTTTTTCTTTAACCAACTGTAAAATAACCCTTTTTTTGCTTTGTGAACTTTTGGCGCCATCAACGTCATGTTTTGATAGCGTTTTGCTTCATAATCAGAATTTATAGATTTTAAAGCATTGTCTAACATTTCTGTAAAAAATAAAAGATTTTCTGGCGATTTTTCAAATTCGATAATCCATTCATGCCCCCCTTTTTCTTTTCCTTCCATAAAAATTGGGCCAACAGTATAATCTTTAATGGTTGCTTCGGTTTTTTCGCAAGCCAATCGCAAAGCATCTTCAGCATTTTCAATAATTAATTCTTCGCCAAAAACATTAATATGATGTTTTGTACGACCCGTAATTTTAATTCTGTACGGATGTAAATTTGTAAATTTTACAGTATCACCAATTAAATAACGCCATAAACCTCCATTTGTAGTAATTACAATGGCATAATTTACCTCTTTTTTTACTTCAGAAAGTGGAATCGCCACCGAGTTTTCGCCATCATAGCTATCCATAGGAATAAATTCGTAGAAAATTCCGTAATCTAACATTAACAACAATTCTTTAGAGCCATTTCGATCTTGAATTGCGAAAAAGCCTTCAGAAGCATTGTAAATTTCGTAATATTTAAACTCCTTTTTGGGAATTATTTTTTTGTATTGCTCTCGATAAGGGTTAAAGTTTACACCACCATGAAAATAAACCTCTAAATTTGGCCAAACCTCTAGAATGTTGTCTTTTCCAGTTCGTTCTAAAATTCGGTTTAATAAAACCAACATCCAACTTGGTACACCTGCCAAACTGGTAATGTTTTCGTGAATGGTTTCGTCAATAATTGCATCCATTTTGGTTTCCCATTCGCTCATTAAAGCAACTTCTTGGCTCGGTGCAGAACTAAAATCTGCCCAAAAAGGCATGTTTTCTATAATAATTGCAGACAAATCTCCAAAATAAGAATCGTTGTCTCTATAAACGTCCGAACTTCCGCCCAAACGCAGGCCTTTGCCAGTAAATAATTGTGTTTTGGGGTTGTTGTTAATGTACCAACACAACATATCTTTTCCTGCTTTCATATGGCAATATTCCAAAGCTTCGTCACTCACAGGAATAAATTTACTCTTCGAATTTGTAGTTCCGCTCGATTTTGCAAACCATTTTATCGGCGAAGACCAAAAAAGGTTTTGTTCTCCTCTTCTGCAACGTTCAATTAAGGGCTCGAAAGTTTCGTATTTTTGAATGGGAACTCTATCTATAAAATCTCGATAGCTTTTTATGGACGAAAACTCGTTTTTTTTTCCAAATTCTGTATTTTTAGCAGAACTAATTAGTTTTAACAACAGTTCGTTTTGAACATCAATAGGATATTTAAGAAAAAGCTCTATTTGATGTTTTCGCTTCTTTAAAAACCAAGAAATAATAGAATTGATAATCTGAAACGCCATAGAAATTCGTAAGTTTGTTTAGTTGAGTTTTAAAACAAAAAGCGCTTTAAAACCGAAGTTTAAAAATACTAAAATTTGTGAGATGACCTACCAAGGAGTTTTAAAAAAAATGAAAACGGAAAATGCAGAAGAAATTCAGTATTACCTAGACATGAATTCTGATTTTTTAAACATGAATCAGCTATTAAATAAAACGTTTACGATTTCTTTCGTAAAATACGAGTGTTTAAATTGTCATTTAGAAAAAAAAATATACAGACAAGGCTTTTGTAAATCGTGTTTTTTTGAGATTCCTTCTGCAGGAGATTGGATTATTAGACCCGAGTTAAGCACAGCACATTTAGACCAAGAAGACCGAGATTTGGTGTACGAAAAATCGGTACAATTGCAACCACATATTGTATATTTGGCAAATTCGAGTAACGTTAAAGTGGGTGTTACCAGAAAAGCGCAAATTCCAACCAGATGGATAGATCAAGGCGCACATGAAGCCATAGAAATTGTAGAGGTTCCAAATAGGTATTTAGCAGGAATTACAGAAATTGCTTTAAAAGAGCATGTTGCAGACAAAACCAATTGGCGAAAAATGTTAAAGAACGATGTAGATGATGAAAACTTAGTGGAATGGAGAAACAAATTGGAACCTTACATTCCAGAAGAGGCCAAAGCCTATTTTATTAATAGTAATGCTGAAACGAATTTAAATTTTCCAGTTAAAAAATATCCACTTAAACCCAAAAGTTTAAATTTGATAAAAACACCCAATTATTCAGGAAAATTAGTCGGAATAAAAGGCCAATATTTAATTTTTGAAGATGAAACCGTTTTTAATATTAGAAGTAATGAAGGTTTGGTGGTAAGGATTGAGGTTTAATACCTACAACTTTGTAAAATAACGCCACAAAAGTTTACAGAGAAATAATTAAAAAAACATGAAAAACAATTTATTAAAAGTAGCATTAGCGCAAATTTCTCCAGTTTGGTTAAATAAGGAAAAAACAATTGAAAAAATCGAGAAATCAATTGTAGATGCATCCAAAGAAAATTGCGAATTAATTGTTTTTGGAGAAGCATTATTGCCAGGATATCCATTTTGGATTTCGTTAACCAATGGTGCAGCGTGGAATTCTAAAACACAAAAAGAAATTCATGCGCATTACGTAAGAAATTCAATTACCATAGAAAAAGGCGAATTAAATTCCATTTGTAAATTGGCAAAAAACAATAAAATTGCTATTTATTTAGGTATGATGGAACGTGCACAAAATAGAGGCGGACATAGCATTTACGCTTCTTTAGTGTATATAAACGAAGCAGGAGAAATAAAATCTGTACATCGAAAATTACAACCAACTTTCGAAGAACGTTTAACTTGGGCTCCAGGAGATGGAAATGGTTTGCAAGTGCATTCGTTAAAAGATTTTACTGTGGGTGGTTTAAATTGTTGGGAAAATTGGATGCCTTTGCCAAGAACAGCTTTATATGGTTTAGGTGAAAATTTACACATTGCTGTTTGGCCTGGAAGCGAACATAATACCAAAGATATTACACGTTTTATTGCAAGAGAATCTCGGTCTTTTGTAATTTCTGTTTCTAGTTTAATGGCAAAAACCGATTTTCCAGAAGAAATACCACATTATCATAAAATTGTAAAAGATGCTCCAGATATTTTAGCAAATGGAGGCTCTTGTATTGCGTCTCCAGATGGAGAATGGTTGGTAGCCCCAGTTTTGTATAAAGAAGGTTTAATTATAGAAACGCTCGATTTTAATCGTGTTTTAGAAGAAAGACAAAATTTTGATGCTGTTGGGCATTATTCAAGACCAGATGTTACTAAGTTGCACGTAAATAGAGAGAGGCAAAGTACAGTTTCTTATGACAATTAAACGTACTACAGGCCTATGCTGAGGTTATCGAAATGCTTAGCGTATATTGTAAGTTTACGTAATTTTAGTTTACTTTAATAATGTCTGTTGCAAATAATGCGAAAAAAAATGTACTATAAATTTGTATATTGCAAAAAAAGAATAAAATGGGAAGTTTAGTCATATCAAATAAAATTCTAGATAAGTATTTTGGTTATTTAAAGAATTTAGACAATAATGCCAAAAAGAGCTTGATTATTAAATTAACCAAATCCATCGAAACCAAATCGAAAAAAGCGTTTGACATTAAATCAATATTCGGTGCGTGGGAAGATGATAGAACTTCGGATGAAATAATTAACGAAATTAAATCTTCACGAATTGAAAAACGAGATAATCCAAGTTTCGTATGAAATACTTATTAGATACTAAATATTTGTATTCACCTTTTTCGAGGTAAATATAATTTGATAGAAAAATTTCAGGAAGTAAAACTTGATGACTGCGCCATTTCGGAAATTACCCTTGCCGAATTAATATTTGGTGCGGAAAACAGTCCAAACCCAAAAAAGAACTCCAAAATTATTGACCAGTTTTCGGAGCAAGTTAAAATACTTCCGATTTTTAATTCAATTCATATTTATGCAAAGGAAAAAGTCCGTTTGAGAAAGAAAGGAATTATGATAAGTGATTTTGACCTATTAATTGGTTCAACCGCAATTGCAAACGAATTGATTATGGTTACGGAAAACGTAAAAGAATTCAAGCGAATATCTGATATCGAAATTGAAAACTGGGTGGAACGATGAGAAAAACACTATTTACAACATTGTATAAAAATAATGGCGGTTTAATCGCTAAAACGAAATGAAATTTATAAATCGAACGACAGTTGCAAACCGAAAAGTAAGTGCTTAGAAATCCGCTACTATTCTTATACGTTCCGTTGATAAAAACGTCTGTTGGTTTTTACTTGTCGAAGACCAAAAATGTTTTGTTATATTAGAAGGTGTTATAAATCTTAAATCACCTCTCGACTGCGCTTAAGAAGACCCTGGTTATTTGATTTTACTTTCGATCAACTTTTCCAAAACATTTTCAACACCAAAATCGTTATTGCTTTTGGTTTCGAAATTTGCAATTTCTTTAATGTCTTTGTGTGCATTTTCCATCGCAAAACTAAAATCGGCTTCTTTTAGCATTTCAATATCATTGTGGTAATCGCCAAAAACCATGGTTTCTTTTTTGGTTACATTTAATATTTTTTGAACTTCTCTTAAAGCGTTTCCTTTATTGGCTTTGTCTGTAGAAATATCTAACCAATTTTGCCCAGAGACTTTTAGGAGATACTTGTTTTTTAAGTGTTTTATTTCAGGGTAAATAAATGCTTCCGAAGAGTTAAAATGAAAGACAGCAATTTTTAAAATAGGTGTTGTTTTTGCAATT
Coding sequences:
- a CDS encoding VPS10 domain-containing protein; its protein translation is MKKYIFLAICMISFANAKVNAQKNANKVSNEYFSEIKWRNIGPFRGGRSAAVTGVSGKLNLFYMGATGGGVWKTTDAGNTWQNISDGFFGGSVGAVAVSESDNNVIYVGMGEKTVRGNVSSGDGIWKSENAGKTWKHMGLKNSRHIPRMRIHPKNPDVVFAGVLGDLYKPTQERGVYKSIDGGENWKKVLFSDENSGVVDLIIDPNNPRILYATTWDVRRTPYSLSSGGKGSAMFKSTDEGETWTNISANKGLPKGIWGISGVTVSPVNSDIVWALIENEKGGVYKSTDAGKTWKLINSERKLRQRAWYYTRLYADTQEEDILYVLNVNYHKSTDGGRTYTTYNAPHGDHHDLWIAPEDNQRMIIGDDGGAQISFDAGENWSTYMNQPTSQFYRVTTDNHFPYRILAAQQDNSTIRIPHRTAGGFITESDWESTAGGESAHIAVDPLNDDIVYGGSYGGLLTRKNHKTGETRAINVWPDDPMGHGAEDFKYRFQWNFPIFFSPNNKKRLYAASNHLHVTENEGQSWKLISPDLTRNAPETLKSSGGPITQDNTGVEYYGTIFAATESPYEPGLIWTGSDDGLVHISKNNGDSWDNVTPKKMPEWMMINCIEVDPFTKGGAYIVGTKYKSGDYKPYIYKTENYGKSWKLIVNGIGNEDFTRALRADPKRKGLLYAGTERGMYISFNDGKDWESFQQNLPIVPITDLAIKNDNLIAATQGRSLWIIDDLTPIHQLNSSTLKEKIVLYKPKDAYNMGGGRGRTSRTAGTNHPGGVAVNYFIKENGENDVVSLSFYDANDNLIKKYATKPDKEKKEETLKVKDGNNIFYWNMMYPGAETVKGMILWWASLSGPMALPGNYKVELAVNDKKMTQNFNILRNPTSEATESDMKAQFDFINDINTKMTEIHKALKNVKKVRSQVGLLKKAIKDKEKHKALLEYADNLVKDMTKIEETLYQTKSKSNQDPLNYPIRLNNKLAHLNSLTRIGNYAPTQQAIDFKKEITQKIDAELAKLNALFVNGVKELNQKVKESDIDLIQLD
- a CDS encoding 3-phosphoshikimate 1-carboxyvinyltransferase, with amino-acid sequence MDILLNVLKDRKITEEITISGSKSESNRLLILQNLFPEISIENLSDSDDSVHMQHALSTDKETVDIGHAGTAMRFLTSYFAVKEGRETVLTGSKRMQNRPIEILVNALKDLGATISYEDKVGYPPIRIKGKKITANKVQINGNVSSQYISSLLLIASKLENGLTIELVGEITSIPYINMTLSLLHQLGIEAHFEGTIINVFPKKEVDHQTVVVESDWSSASYFYSIMASSEIGSSIKLSAYKKESLQGDSCLAEIYQHFGVLTTFGENFIILKKEKETRKNILEIDLRDAPDIAQTIAVTCFSERIACNLTGLHTLKIKETDRLEALKEELTNLGASILVTNKSLHLQKSSEIKENISIKTYNDHRMAMAFAPLALRVPIKILNAEVVTKSYQKFWDDMQQIGIKIDKL
- the queA gene encoding tRNA preQ1(34) S-adenosylmethionine ribosyltransferase-isomerase QueA, whose translation is MKLSHFEFDLPKELLAVYPAEHRDESRLMVLDRKTQTIEHKQFKDVIDYFDEGDVMMLNNTKVFPARMYGNKEKTGARIEVFLLRELNAENRLWDVLVDPARKIRIGNKLFFGEDDSLVAEVIDNTTSRGRTLRFLFDGSYEEFRAKLLELGETPLPKEINREVEELDEERYQTIFAKHEGAVAAPTAGLHFSKHLMKRLEIKGVDFAEMTLHVGLGTFSPVEVEDLSKHKMDSEQIVIPAATADKINKAKKEKRRICAVGTTVMRTVESSVSSKQELNAFEGWTNKFIFPPHDFSIANAMITNFHTPKSTLMMQSAAFAGYDFLMKAYKEAIKEGYKFSTYGDAMLII
- the rlmN gene encoding 23S rRNA (adenine(2503)-C(2))-methyltransferase RlmN, with the protein product MTKKKDIRALTKEQLRDFFVKNGDKAFRGNQVYEWLWSKSLHTFEAMTNISKETREMLQENFVINHIKVDSMQKSKDGTIKNGIKLHDGLVVESVLIPTPKRTTACVSSQVGCSLDCKFCATARLKRMRNLNPDEIYDQVVVIDKQSRLYYHKKLTNIVFMGMGEPLMNYKNVLKSIEMITSPEGLGMSSKRITVSTSGVPKMIKKMADEEVKFNLAVSLHSAIDEVRTSIMPFNTTFPLADLRESLEYWYEKTKRAVTYEYIVWGGINDRKEDIKALVEFCKYVPCKINLIEYNPIDDGEFQQASASAINNYISNLEMNDITVNVRRSRGKDIDAACGQLANKG